The following proteins are co-located in the Robbsia betulipollinis genome:
- a CDS encoding LLM class flavin-dependent oxidoreductase: MTAISPRPQLHLNINALHSGFVPSAWRRPEADPRAFVDVAHYVRIARIAEAGKFDAVFLADSAAIVDQIDFRPITALEPTVLLASIAAATTHIGLIGTASTSYNEPYNIARRFGTLDHVSGGRAGWNIVTTADLPSARNFGRDTVPDHAERYARATEFTEVVKALWRSWDDDAFVGDPISGRFVDPQRVHAIAHEGRYFKVAGPLNLPRSPQGSPVLVQAGASADGLALAARHAEAVFSASQSLEEAIAYRRDLHARAAAHGRGPHAIKVLAGLATIIGATESEARRRRDALIDQIPEHYSLARLAGTLGVPADALELDRTLPDDLPLPGGGNGNHTFFHATLARARAGRHTVRELIRTLAGGGGHRVVVGTPEQIADDIAQWFAAGAADGFNLMPDCLPGGLQDFVDGVVPILQKRGIFRTEYDETTLRERFAASRAGEGGDVGMRQRHVA, from the coding sequence ATGACCGCGATCTCGCCGCGCCCGCAACTGCATCTGAACATCAATGCCCTGCATTCGGGATTCGTGCCCTCGGCATGGCGCCGGCCCGAGGCTGACCCGCGCGCCTTCGTCGACGTCGCCCATTACGTCCGGATCGCGCGCATCGCCGAGGCGGGAAAGTTCGACGCAGTGTTTCTCGCGGACAGCGCGGCGATCGTCGATCAGATCGACTTTCGCCCCATCACCGCGCTCGAACCGACGGTGCTGCTGGCGAGCATCGCCGCGGCGACGACGCATATCGGGTTGATCGGCACCGCCTCGACCAGTTACAACGAGCCCTACAATATCGCCCGTCGCTTCGGCACGCTCGACCATGTCAGTGGGGGCCGCGCCGGATGGAACATCGTCACGACCGCCGATCTGCCGTCCGCCCGCAATTTCGGCCGGGATACGGTTCCGGACCATGCCGAACGCTACGCGCGCGCGACGGAGTTCACCGAAGTGGTCAAGGCGCTGTGGCGCAGCTGGGACGATGACGCGTTCGTCGGCGACCCGATCAGCGGCCGTTTCGTCGACCCGCAGCGCGTGCATGCAATCGCGCACGAGGGTCGCTATTTCAAGGTGGCGGGGCCGCTGAACCTGCCCCGTTCGCCGCAGGGTTCGCCCGTCCTGGTGCAGGCGGGCGCTTCCGCCGACGGTCTCGCGCTGGCCGCGCGGCACGCGGAGGCGGTCTTCTCGGCGTCGCAATCGCTGGAGGAGGCGATTGCCTACCGGCGCGATCTTCACGCGCGCGCCGCGGCGCACGGCCGGGGACCGCATGCGATCAAGGTGCTGGCGGGACTCGCCACCATCATCGGTGCCACCGAGTCCGAAGCGCGACGGCGACGCGACGCGCTGATCGACCAGATTCCCGAACACTACAGCCTCGCCCGCCTGGCGGGCACCCTGGGCGTGCCGGCGGATGCGCTGGAACTCGACCGGACGCTGCCCGACGATCTGCCGCTGCCAGGTGGCGGCAACGGCAACCACACCTTCTTCCACGCGACCCTGGCGCGGGCGCGCGCGGGGCGGCATACCGTGCGCGAATTGATTCGCACGCTGGCGGGCGGCGGCGGCCATCGCGTGGTCGTCGGCACACCCGAACAGATCGCCGACGACATCGCGCAGTGGTTCGCCGCGGGCGCGGCGGACGGTTTCAATCTGATGCCCGACTGCCTCCCGGGCGGCCTGCAGGATTTCGTCGACGGGGTCGTGCCGATTCTTCAGAAACGCGGTATTTTTCGTACCGAGTATGACGAAACGACGCTACGGGAACGTTTCGCCGCGTCGCGTGCGGGAGAGGGCGGCGACGTCGGGATGCGGCAACGGCATGTCGCCTGA
- the leuD gene encoding 3-isopropylmalate dehydratase small subunit, with the protein MLESPAHGSAIRSTVDAVVAGTAAPLPYDNLDTDQIMPKQFLLGIDKSGLAKGVFHDLRTDAGGRPKDDFVLNREIYRDAGILIAGANFGCGSSREHAVWGLQQAGFQAVIASSFGEIFYFNSIANGLLALTMENRAVQTLLARAAGPNRFVIDVASQYVETGDGERFHFQMPERQKRMFLEGLDTIGLTLKDGAAIDRFAQRHFRDAPWMKIDLPAQSAL; encoded by the coding sequence ATGCTTGAATCGCCAGCACACGGTTCCGCGATCCGTAGCACCGTCGATGCCGTCGTCGCCGGTACGGCGGCCCCCCTGCCCTACGACAATCTGGATACGGACCAGATCATGCCAAAACAGTTTCTGCTCGGCATCGACAAATCCGGGTTGGCGAAAGGCGTTTTTCATGACCTGCGCACGGATGCGGGCGGCCGGCCGAAAGACGACTTCGTACTGAATCGTGAAATATATCGCGATGCCGGGATATTGATCGCGGGCGCCAACTTCGGTTGCGGATCGAGTCGCGAGCATGCCGTGTGGGGCTTGCAGCAGGCGGGCTTTCAAGCGGTGATCGCATCCAGCTTCGGCGAGATCTTTTACTTCAATTCGATTGCGAATGGTTTGCTTGCGCTGACGATGGAAAACCGTGCCGTCCAGACGCTGCTCGCGCGCGCCGCTGGGCCCAACCGCTTCGTGATCGACGTGGCGAGCCAATACGTGGAAACCGGTGACGGCGAACGTTTCCACTTTCAGATGCCGGAACGGCAGAAACGCATGTTCCTGGAAGGCCTCGACACCATCGGCCTGACGTTGAAGGACGGTGCGGCCATCGACCGCTTCGCGCAACGGCATTTTCGGGATGCGCCATGGATGAAGATCGATCTGCCGGCGCAAAGCGCTTTGTGA
- the leuC gene encoding 3-isopropylmalate dehydratase large subunit produces MSKTLYRKLVASHTVSRVDDAHVLLYADLHIMNEYTSPQAFAGLDARGVGVARPAQQMGVVSHVIPTKAVAVADRTIVVSAAAHQAANFTRNCAKHGIHLFDVADPEQGIEHVVAPERGLIRPGMVVLCGDSHTTTYGALGALGFGIGTSEVEHVLATQTLVYRVAGDMRIRVTGGLAAGTTAKDLVLYIISKISAQGARGMAVEYCGEAIDVLSAEARMTLCNMTVEAGARAALIAPDDTTVDYVAQRIEGLSPRELEQAIAAWRTLASDTDAVFDVEHHFDADQVAPFVTWGTSPDQAISITDFVPMNPTEPAAAATNGKALRYMGLEAGMRIEGLPIDHVFIGSCTNARIEDLRAAARIVEGRTVAPGVRAMVVPGSGRVRDQAEQEGLARIFTDAGFEWRQPGCSMCLAMNDDVLKPGERCASTTNRNFEGRQGRGARTHLMSPIMAAAAALAGCIVDVRKEKLHA; encoded by the coding sequence ATGTCAAAGACGCTTTATCGGAAACTTGTGGCCAGCCACACCGTTTCCCGAGTCGACGATGCACACGTCCTGCTCTATGCCGACCTGCACATCATGAACGAATACACCAGCCCGCAGGCATTCGCGGGACTGGACGCGCGTGGGGTCGGCGTGGCGCGCCCGGCGCAGCAAATGGGCGTGGTGAGCCACGTGATACCCACCAAGGCCGTCGCGGTTGCCGATCGAACGATCGTGGTCAGCGCCGCCGCCCATCAGGCGGCCAACTTCACACGCAATTGCGCGAAGCATGGCATCCATCTCTTCGACGTGGCGGATCCCGAGCAGGGCATCGAGCATGTCGTCGCCCCCGAACGCGGCCTGATTCGCCCCGGGATGGTCGTGCTCTGCGGGGACAGCCACACCACGACCTACGGCGCGTTGGGCGCGCTGGGTTTCGGGATCGGCACATCGGAGGTCGAACATGTGCTGGCCACGCAAACGCTCGTCTATCGCGTTGCCGGCGATATGCGCATCCGCGTGACCGGCGGGCTTGCCGCGGGCACGACCGCCAAGGATCTGGTTCTCTACATCATCAGCAAAATAAGCGCACAGGGCGCGCGGGGCATGGCCGTCGAGTACTGCGGAGAGGCGATCGACGTCTTGTCCGCGGAGGCGCGCATGACGCTGTGCAATATGACGGTGGAGGCGGGCGCGCGGGCGGCGCTCATTGCACCGGACGACACGACGGTCGATTATGTCGCCCAGCGCATCGAAGGCCTGTCACCCCGCGAACTCGAACAGGCCATTGCGGCGTGGCGCACCTTGGCCTCGGATACGGATGCGGTGTTCGATGTGGAACATCACTTCGATGCGGATCAGGTCGCACCCTTCGTGACATGGGGCACCAGCCCCGACCAGGCCATCTCCATCACGGATTTCGTACCCATGAATCCGACCGAACCCGCCGCGGCCGCAACCAACGGCAAGGCGCTCCGCTATATGGGCCTCGAGGCCGGCATGCGCATCGAGGGTCTGCCCATCGACCATGTCTTTATCGGCTCCTGCACCAATGCCCGTATCGAAGACCTGCGTGCCGCAGCCCGTATCGTCGAGGGTCGCACCGTCGCGCCAGGCGTCAGAGCCATGGTGGTGCCCGGGTCGGGCCGGGTCCGCGACCAGGCGGAACAGGAAGGTTTGGCCAGGATCTTCACGGACGCCGGATTCGAATGGCGTCAGCCGGGGTGCTCGATGTGCCTCGCCATGAACGACGATGTGCTGAAACCGGGCGAGCGCTGCGCATCCACGACCAATCGCAACTTCGAGGGGCGGCAGGGACGCGGCGCGCGGACCCATCTGATGAGCCCCATCATGGCCGCGGCAGCCGCCCTCGCGGGTTGCATCGTCGATGTTCGAAAGGAGAAATTGCATGCTTGA
- a CDS encoding alpha/beta fold hydrolase, with amino-acid sequence MFEGFRDASVHTDGIRIHAIKGGSGPALLLLHGHPQTHVIWHKVVPQLLSRFTVIAADLRGYGDSGKPAGTQDHAPYAKRRMAQDQVDLMREHGFSRFAVIGHDRGGRVAARMALDHPDAVTRLVTLDVAPTLSMYEQTSFAFARAYWHWFMLVRPAPFPETLIRADPDLYLKQTIGARSAGLAPFTPAAYAEYLRCLSDPATAMGICEDYRASIGIDLEHDRATLAAGQRIRCPFTALWGAHGVIEQCFDPLAAWRPYAPHVQGEALPCGHYIPEEAPDLLLDRVLPFLSA; translated from the coding sequence ATGTTCGAAGGTTTCAGGGACGCCTCGGTGCACACCGACGGCATCAGAATCCATGCAATCAAGGGCGGCAGCGGTCCCGCCCTGCTGTTATTGCACGGGCATCCGCAGACCCATGTGATCTGGCATAAGGTCGTACCGCAATTGCTATCCCGTTTCACCGTCATCGCGGCGGATCTGCGCGGCTATGGGGACAGCGGCAAGCCTGCCGGCACGCAAGACCATGCGCCCTACGCAAAGCGGCGCATGGCGCAGGATCAGGTGGATCTGATGCGCGAACATGGTTTTTCCCGATTCGCGGTGATCGGGCACGATCGCGGCGGCCGCGTCGCGGCGCGCATGGCGCTGGATCATCCGGATGCCGTGACCCGGTTGGTGACGCTGGATGTCGCGCCGACGCTGTCCATGTACGAACAGACGTCATTCGCGTTCGCGCGCGCGTACTGGCACTGGTTCATGCTGGTGCGCCCCGCGCCGTTCCCGGAAACCTTGATCAGGGCGGATCCGGATCTGTACCTGAAGCAGACGATCGGCGCCCGCAGCGCGGGCCTTGCACCCTTCACGCCCGCCGCCTATGCCGAGTACCTGCGCTGCCTGTCCGACCCCGCCACGGCGATGGGCATCTGCGAGGACTACCGGGCGAGCATCGGCATCGACCTCGAGCACGATCGCGCAACGCTGGCGGCGGGACAACGGATACGTTGCCCGTTCACCGCCCTGTGGGGCGCGCACGGCGTCATCGAACAATGCTTCGATCCGCTGGCGGCATGGCGTCCCTATGCACCGCACGTGCAGGGCGAAGCGCTTCCTTGCGGGCACTATATTCCGGAAGAAGCGCCCGATCTGCTGCTGGATCGCGTCCTGCCGTTTCTTTCCGCCTGA
- a CDS encoding LysR family transcriptional regulator yields MDGFSDLTMFALVARHRNLAAAARELGVTPPAVSKRLAHLERRLGVRLMHRTTRRLSLTPEGELYLANGSRLLDELLALELLVTRSRSEPSGLLRVNASFGFGRARIVPAVSDFLARFPAMKIQLHLTERPMSLQEEGFDVGIRFGEVPDARINARFLLKNRRIVCASPMYLARHGEPALPNDLVRHACIVLRENNTAYGTWHFSRGKREETVKVDGPLSSNDGSTVLQWALKGHGIAVRSEWEVGEHLRSGALLPLMKDWSLPNANIHAIYLERNQLSVKLGTFVDFLGEYLKASSGK; encoded by the coding sequence ATGGATGGCTTTTCCGATTTGACGATGTTCGCCCTGGTGGCACGGCATCGCAACCTGGCCGCGGCGGCGCGGGAACTGGGCGTGACGCCGCCCGCCGTGAGCAAGCGGCTTGCGCACCTCGAACGACGCCTGGGCGTGCGGCTGATGCACCGCACGACCCGGCGCCTCAGCCTGACGCCCGAAGGTGAACTGTATCTCGCGAACGGATCCCGTCTGCTGGACGAATTGTTGGCGCTGGAATTGCTGGTGACGCGCAGCCGCAGCGAGCCGAGCGGTTTGCTGCGGGTCAATGCGTCGTTTGGATTTGGCCGCGCGCGCATCGTGCCGGCGGTGTCGGATTTTCTGGCGCGCTTCCCGGCCATGAAGATACAGCTGCATCTGACCGAGCGGCCGATGAGCCTGCAGGAAGAGGGCTTCGACGTCGGCATTCGTTTCGGGGAGGTGCCGGACGCACGCATCAACGCGCGTTTTCTGCTGAAAAATCGCCGGATCGTCTGCGCGTCGCCGATGTATCTGGCGCGCCATGGCGAGCCCGCCTTGCCGAATGACCTCGTTCGCCACGCGTGCATCGTCCTGCGCGAGAACAATACCGCTTACGGCACCTGGCATTTTTCACGCGGAAAGCGCGAAGAGACGGTCAAAGTGGACGGACCGTTATCGAGCAACGACGGTAGCACCGTGCTGCAGTGGGCGTTGAAAGGACATGGCATCGCGGTGCGTTCGGAATGGGAAGTAGGCGAACATCTGCGCAGCGGTGCACTGCTGCCGCTGATGAAAGACTGGTCGCTGCCGAACGCCAACATCCATGCCATCTATCTCGAGCGCAATCAGCTGTCCGTCAAGCTCGGAACCTTCGTCGATTTTCTCGGTGAGTATCTGAAAGCCTCATCCGGCAAATAA
- a CDS encoding alpha/beta hydrolase, translating to MIADRPILFMLHALGGSRAAFDPMRSALGDAFEVIAIDLPGFGDRDTRAGTTVQEMSNVVADVIRSRAAARWLLVGHSMGGKIATVVASRAMQGEQGLFGLMGVVLLAGSPPSPEPMDEARRERMIGWVEQGSLDDMAACTFIDANVGAPLAPKEQAMAVADLKRCSPHAWRAWLERGSREDWSAEVGILPWPSLIIVGSEDGDLGEAGQRETNLQVYPRAEFVTLDGAGHLLPLERSEAVAGAIARFWRDIADRAPAVPAATAQLIGSERVTRRTRALLAQRALPDAVAARSGVLTSGQLATLRAIAARVVPQPEPGIDLAARLDACLAEGNSDGWRFADMPCDGEAYAAALDTLSGFEAIGRSAQDQCLDAIAAGAYMTENAALTPKQFRQWFEDVRNDLLRLWLSHPATAAHIGFHGFANGGDVLRPQGFDRLSSGDRDVWENAV from the coding sequence ATGATTGCCGATCGACCGATCCTTTTCATGCTGCATGCGCTGGGAGGCAGTCGCGCGGCCTTCGATCCGATGCGGTCGGCACTGGGCGATGCATTCGAGGTGATCGCGATCGACCTGCCCGGCTTTGGTGATCGCGATACCCGAGCGGGTACCACGGTCCAGGAAATGTCCAATGTGGTCGCGGACGTCATTCGATCGCGCGCCGCCGCCCGCTGGTTGCTCGTTGGCCACAGCATGGGCGGCAAGATCGCCACGGTGGTCGCCTCGCGCGCCATGCAGGGCGAGCAAGGGCTTTTCGGTCTGATGGGTGTCGTGCTGCTGGCCGGCTCTCCGCCCTCGCCCGAGCCGATGGATGAAGCGCGACGCGAACGGATGATTGGCTGGGTCGAGCAGGGTTCACTGGACGATATGGCCGCATGCACGTTCATCGACGCCAACGTCGGCGCGCCGCTCGCGCCGAAAGAACAGGCCATGGCGGTGGCCGATCTGAAGCGGTGTTCCCCGCACGCGTGGCGCGCCTGGCTCGAGCGCGGCAGTCGCGAGGATTGGTCGGCCGAAGTCGGTATTTTGCCGTGGCCCTCGCTCATTATCGTCGGCAGCGAAGATGGCGACCTGGGAGAAGCGGGCCAGCGCGAGACCAATCTGCAGGTGTACCCGCGAGCCGAATTCGTGACGCTCGACGGTGCGGGACATTTGCTGCCACTGGAAAGAAGCGAAGCGGTAGCCGGCGCCATCGCCCGCTTCTGGCGCGACATCGCCGATCGCGCGCCTGCGGTGCCAGCGGCCACCGCGCAGCTCATTGGTTCCGAGCGCGTAACGCGTCGCACCCGTGCCCTACTGGCGCAGCGTGCGCTACCGGATGCCGTGGCCGCGCGATCCGGAGTGCTGACGTCCGGCCAGCTTGCGACGCTGCGCGCCATCGCCGCTCGTGTCGTTCCGCAACCCGAACCGGGCATCGATCTGGCCGCACGACTCGACGCTTGTCTGGCCGAGGGAAACTCGGACGGATGGCGCTTCGCCGATATGCCGTGCGACGGCGAGGCCTACGCCGCGGCGCTCGACACGCTGTCGGGATTCGAAGCGATCGGGCGATCGGCCCAGGACCAATGCCTGGATGCCATCGCCGCAGGCGCCTATATGACAGAAAACGCAGCGCTTACCCCGAAGCAGTTTCGGCAGTGGTTCGAGGACGTGCGTAACGACCTCCTACGCCTTTGGCTGTCACACCCCGCGACGGCTGCCCACATCGGTTTTCATGGCTTCGCCAATGGCGGCGATGTGCTCAGACCCCAAGGCTTCGACCGGCTCTCGTCCGGCGATCGCGACGTCTGGGAGAATGCGGTTTGA
- a CDS encoding GMC family oxidoreductase: MKPGTMRRYGEDEMVDCVVIGTGAGGAPLLARLAQRGLRVVALEAGRHWQPAEHTPDESDAAGSLNWLEERLSGGSTPTAFGVNNSGIGVGGSTLHWGAFVPRPDALDLRLRSGAGGSEQGLDWPMPHEELIAYIEQVERFLGVSGPAHYPWDPSRRYPLPPAKRNASAHMMAAGCEVTGITTADAPAALVSRDWLQAGGGLRQACVNCGACHQGCRNASKASMDTTYLPFAVANGAEIRDACRVIGIELDGASRVKAVIYRQDGAERRQRCRALVLSAGGVETPRLLLHAGLANANGQVGRNFMVHGATQVWGRFDREMLSHRGYPSSLISEDFRRPADADFAGGYLMQSLGVMPLAWATSLVRGTSLWGEPLVKMIEGYRFMAGIGINAECLPSERNRIELSEELDAFGVPKAVASYSMGDNERAIDRHATHTMLRIVEAAGARDTVVLPRTAHTIGTCRMGTDPERSVVGPDGRSHEIGNLWICDNSVFPSALIANPALTIMALSLRTADRMVDA; encoded by the coding sequence TTGAAGCCCGGGACGATGCGCCGTTATGGCGAAGACGAGATGGTCGATTGCGTGGTCATCGGCACCGGAGCGGGCGGCGCACCGCTGTTGGCACGCCTGGCGCAGCGCGGGCTGCGCGTCGTTGCCCTCGAAGCCGGCAGGCACTGGCAACCCGCCGAGCATACGCCGGACGAAAGCGATGCGGCTGGCAGCCTCAACTGGCTGGAAGAACGCCTGAGCGGCGGAAGCACGCCGACGGCTTTCGGCGTCAACAATAGCGGTATCGGTGTGGGGGGTTCCACGCTGCACTGGGGCGCCTTCGTGCCTCGTCCCGATGCGCTGGACCTGCGGCTACGAAGCGGCGCGGGGGGCAGCGAGCAAGGGCTGGACTGGCCGATGCCTCACGAGGAGTTGATCGCTTACATCGAGCAGGTCGAACGCTTCCTCGGCGTTTCGGGACCGGCCCATTACCCATGGGATCCTTCGCGCCGGTACCCGTTGCCGCCGGCCAAGCGTAACGCCTCCGCGCACATGATGGCGGCCGGTTGCGAAGTGACGGGCATCACCACCGCAGATGCGCCCGCGGCCCTGGTTTCCCGCGACTGGCTGCAGGCGGGCGGCGGGCTGCGCCAGGCCTGCGTGAATTGCGGCGCCTGCCACCAGGGGTGCCGCAATGCGTCCAAGGCAAGCATGGATACGACCTATCTGCCCTTCGCCGTTGCCAATGGTGCGGAGATCCGTGACGCGTGCCGCGTGATCGGTATAGAGCTGGACGGCGCTTCGCGCGTAAAGGCCGTGATCTATCGACAGGACGGCGCGGAACGACGCCAGCGCTGCCGCGCGCTCGTCCTGAGCGCGGGCGGCGTGGAAACGCCGCGCCTGCTGCTACACGCGGGTCTGGCCAATGCCAACGGTCAGGTGGGCCGCAACTTCATGGTCCATGGCGCGACGCAGGTCTGGGGACGCTTCGACCGCGAAATGCTCAGCCATCGCGGTTATCCTTCCTCGCTGATATCCGAGGATTTCCGTCGTCCGGCCGACGCCGACTTCGCCGGCGGCTATCTCATGCAGAGTCTCGGCGTCATGCCCCTCGCGTGGGCCACGAGCCTCGTGCGCGGCACATCGCTGTGGGGCGAGCCGCTGGTCAAAATGATCGAGGGCTACCGCTTCATGGCGGGTATCGGCATCAACGCCGAATGCCTTCCCTCCGAGCGCAATCGCATTGAACTGTCCGAGGAGCTCGACGCCTTTGGCGTACCCAAGGCTGTGGCAAGCTACAGCATGGGCGACAATGAACGCGCCATCGACCGCCATGCGACGCACACGATGCTGCGCATCGTCGAGGCGGCCGGCGCCCGCGATACGGTCGTTCTGCCCCGCACCGCGCACACGATAGGCACCTGTCGCATGGGTACGGACCCGGAGCGCTCGGTGGTCGGCCCCGACGGCCGCAGCCACGAGATCGGCAACCTTTGGATCTGCGACAACTCGGTGTTTCCCAGCGCACTGATCGCCAATCCGGCACTGACCATCATGGCATTGTCGCTGCGAACCGCCGATCGCATGGTCGACGCATAG
- a CDS encoding chorismate mutase: MKTQRRHTRTLCAAAIMLMCLSPLSHGAAMQDKALVSILDMTVSRLKIARQVALAKWDSQKPVEDSAREAIVIAAAVKEAQQVGISPTVATGFFSDQIEANKLVQYGLLADWRRAGIAPPDERVNLLNDIRPELDRLQKGFIQELAAVQVFQSSAQCPVHMAKLSGKYAIDKGLSPLYSIALDRALARFCEH; encoded by the coding sequence ATGAAAACGCAGCGCCGGCACACACGCACCCTTTGCGCCGCCGCCATCATGCTGATGTGTCTATCGCCGCTATCACACGGAGCCGCCATGCAGGATAAAGCACTCGTTTCAATTCTTGATATGACCGTTTCCAGACTGAAGATCGCTCGTCAGGTCGCTCTGGCCAAATGGGATAGCCAAAAACCGGTGGAGGATTCGGCCCGTGAAGCTATCGTCATTGCCGCGGCGGTCAAGGAAGCGCAGCAGGTGGGAATCTCGCCGACTGTCGCGACCGGTTTCTTTTCCGATCAGATTGAGGCGAACAAGCTGGTTCAGTACGGGTTGTTGGCGGACTGGCGGCGCGCCGGCATCGCCCCTCCCGACGAAAGGGTAAATCTGTTGAACGACATTCGTCCGGAACTCGACCGGCTGCAGAAGGGATTTATTCAGGAACTGGCAGCCGTACAAGTATTCCAGAGCAGTGCGCAATGCCCCGTTCACATGGCGAAATTATCGGGCAAATATGCGATTGACAAGGGGCTTTCGCCTCTTTACTCCATTGCCCTGGATCGGGCCCTGGCGCGCTTTTGCGAGCATTAA
- a CDS encoding DSD1 family PLP-dependent enzyme: protein MREQDVDTPALIVDMDALEANLDRMARLIAPTGAKLRAHAKTHKSPVIAHWQRARGAIGQCVQKVAEAEALIWGGVDNLLLSNQVVGSSKLARFVALSRMAEVAICVDDFRHVEALEAAASDAARRIDVLVEIDVGMDRCGVAPGAPAVELAQRIARSRHLRFKGLQAYHGGAQHLRTPQERESAIRATVAHTRHTLDALRAAGLACEIVGGAGTGTFEFELDSGIYTEIQAGSYCFMDADYARNHGGHAAGFAHALFVLTTVMSQTRPGRAVVDAGLKALAVDSGLPLVHGRDIRYIGASDEHGNLRWDAGAGAGAGLPGVDLGEKIRLIPGHCDPTVDRFDWYVGVRQGRVEAVWPVAARGAAY, encoded by the coding sequence ATGCGCGAACAGGATGTCGACACGCCGGCATTGATCGTCGACATGGATGCTCTCGAAGCCAATCTGGACCGCATGGCGCGACTGATCGCGCCGACCGGCGCGAAATTGCGCGCGCACGCCAAGACGCACAAATCGCCGGTGATCGCGCATTGGCAGCGGGCGCGCGGCGCCATCGGTCAATGCGTTCAGAAAGTGGCGGAAGCCGAGGCGTTGATCTGGGGGGGCGTCGACAATCTGTTGCTGAGCAATCAGGTGGTAGGGAGCAGCAAACTGGCGCGATTCGTCGCGCTGTCGCGCATGGCCGAGGTGGCGATCTGCGTGGACGATTTCCGCCATGTCGAGGCGCTTGAAGCGGCCGCATCGGATGCGGCGCGCCGCATCGACGTGCTCGTCGAGATCGATGTCGGCATGGATCGCTGCGGGGTTGCGCCCGGCGCGCCCGCGGTCGAGCTGGCGCAGCGTATCGCCCGCTCGCGCCATCTGCGGTTCAAAGGCCTGCAGGCTTACCACGGCGGCGCGCAGCACCTGCGCACGCCCCAGGAACGGGAATCCGCGATTCGGGCCACCGTGGCGCATACCCGCCACACACTCGACGCCCTCCGTGCGGCCGGTCTGGCATGCGAGATCGTGGGCGGCGCGGGAACCGGCACCTTCGAGTTCGAACTGGACAGCGGCATCTATACCGAAATACAGGCGGGCAGCTATTGCTTCATGGATGCCGACTACGCCCGGAATCACGGTGGACACGCGGCCGGCTTCGCGCATGCGCTGTTCGTTCTCACTACGGTCATGAGCCAGACCCGTCCTGGCCGCGCGGTCGTGGATGCGGGTCTCAAGGCGCTGGCCGTCGACAGCGGTCTGCCCCTCGTGCACGGCCGCGATATCCGATATATCGGCGCATCGGACGAACATGGCAATCTGCGCTGGGACGCGGGTGCAGGCGCGGGTGCGGGCTTACCGGGCGTCGATCTCGGCGAGAAAATTCGCCTGATTCCGGGCCACTGCGATCCCACCGTCGATCGTTTCGACTGGTACGTGGGCGTGCGCCAGGGACGCGTGGAAGCGGTCTGGCCGGTGGCTGCGCGGGGTGCCGCGTACTGA